In the Ruminococcus sp. OA3 genome, one interval contains:
- a CDS encoding AraC family transcriptional regulator gives MDKKELSIHARFSRLHYVDQDYHSNHSQLLHSHEDCLELLYIMNGEGQYIVGGRQWPVHNGNLVICNAGVLHGETYFSANNMETYCCVLENISIEGLPGNDFQRLTQNPILNFVEERQCVEHLILALASLNPEAAAFSKTRDLLAETILIIVCEKLLQRHQEDTVLHKNVDDFIDLVIKYLETYYKEPITLSDLGNRFHVSHYYLSHIFKEQTGYSPMKYVVQLKIGEAQKLLMNTEKSIGSISEELGFNDNSHFNVMFKKYTGLSPTEYRQYFKNTTV, from the coding sequence ATGGATAAAAAAGAACTGTCAATTCACGCCCGGTTTTCCAGGCTTCATTATGTTGATCAGGATTACCATTCCAATCACTCTCAGCTTCTTCACAGCCACGAAGATTGTCTGGAGCTGCTGTACATTATGAACGGGGAAGGACAGTATATCGTCGGCGGAAGGCAATGGCCAGTACATAATGGCAATCTTGTCATCTGTAATGCCGGGGTCCTTCATGGGGAAACGTATTTTTCTGCAAACAATATGGAGACGTATTGCTGTGTGCTGGAGAATATATCGATTGAAGGTCTGCCTGGAAATGATTTTCAGAGACTGACGCAAAACCCGATTCTGAACTTTGTGGAAGAACGCCAGTGTGTGGAACATCTTATTCTTGCACTGGCATCTCTCAATCCGGAAGCGGCAGCCTTTTCAAAAACGCGGGACCTGCTTGCGGAAACAATACTTATTATTGTGTGTGAAAAGCTTTTGCAGCGGCATCAGGAGGATACGGTGCTCCATAAAAATGTCGATGATTTTATCGATCTGGTAATAAAGTATCTGGAAACATACTATAAAGAGCCGATTACATTAAGTGATTTGGGCAATCGGTTCCATGTCAGCCATTACTATCTGTCGCATATTTTTAAAGAGCAGACAGGTTACTCTCCCATGAAATACGTGGTTCAGCTTAAGATAGGAGAGGCACAGAAACTGCTTATGAATACCGAAAAGTCAATTGGATCTATCAGCGAAGAGCTGGGTTTTAATGACAACAGCCATTTTAACGTGATGTTTAAAAA